DNA from Gracilinanus agilis isolate LMUSP501 chromosome 3, AgileGrace, whole genome shotgun sequence:
cagctaaaaagggtctgaggtcaaatttgaacccaggtcctccagattcTAGACTTGGTACTATCTACATAGCTGCCCCTATCTGATAGTTTCTGAAATTCCCTGCCTCTTCCCTATACTACACGAGGTGAGATCCTTTCCAGACCAAAGCAACTTTAATCCCTTCCCTAGGCAGAAGTTTTCTATCACCTCACTGGTTACATCTTAAGATTTCTATTTAATCCTAGCAGAATGAAGTCATAAgattttcccttctcccctgcAAGGAAGCATTTATACCCCAGCCTTTGAGGTTTCTCCGTCCACCCAAATGAATTTGTCTTAAAATGttgattttaaatttgtctttaaaatggcAAGGGTGTCTTTTATGATGTTTGGATGTAGGTTCCAGATGGATCCTTCTGGCTCAGTCTGTATTGAACTGCGTATGCTTGCCATGATCAGTTATTCTGTTCCATGGGATGTAAGCACTAAGCCCACTGCAGCAATGTCCATTCATTTAGTAtttgcttcttcttcttcccatctGTGCAGAAATGAATTGAGAAACCACTGCCTTCTAttctcaaaagacaaaaaaaaaaaaaaaaaaaaaagcgggggtagggggggaggaagagggagctGCTGCCTTGAGAATGGATGCCTTCCTTCTATCCTAAGTCATTTCAAGTTAAATGCCATTGTCTTGTGAATCACATTTATCTGCCTTAGATTGTAAGTTCTCCAGGGCAAGACCTTGTCTTTTCACATGTTGTGTAAAACGGTGCAGACACTTTTAGCACTCACTGCATAATGGATGATTATTgttaataagagaaagaaagagaaggatgacagCCTGCCCCAGCATTCTGGGAAGATTTCCAGTGTCCAGGAGTATTGGTGTGCAAGAAGATGGCCAACATATTACAGGCATGACCCACTTTAAGAACGTCTGCTATGATGAAAATCTAAAGTTGggaaatagataaatgatcaagTGAAGAGTTTGCATTGTTCAAGGGTCATTTCTTTTACTAGAACACTTTGCCACAGGATTCCTTTAAATAGCCAGATCCTCAGCACTTACAATATGATTTGATCAAAATTCAATTATGCTCAAATGTTCAGAGACTATACTAAAGGGATCATCTTTCTCTGGCCATCTTTCACTGGCCAAACTGCGCTATTGATGCTGTTGGGAAACAGAGCGGCATGGCTTAGAACCCTGCTCCTAGAAAAGCAGTTAATGGTTTTTAGGGTCAGGGCTTACGATAGAGAGGCAGATGGTCCCTATCCCACAGGATAACTAAATTGCCAGTGGGGTCATTGACATTCATCAGCTGATTGACTCCGTGGTGACTGATAGCTTCAGTCTCTTCTCAGAAGAAATCATGCATCATTCTGTATATAATGAACTATTAGTTTAAAGAGAGGATGGCCCATTAATGAGGAAAGTGCCAATGGCTTAAATAGAGCCAATCATTAAGAATGGGTGCTCTGGGGAATATGCTGCACAGCACATGGCTTCTAAATCAATTCATCTCAGAGGTCTTGGGTGGGTGACAAAGGTATGAGAAAAAGGCTTAGAGGAAAGCCTCATTGCACATGACTAGAAAATAAGTTTGGGGTCTTAGAGAAAGTCCCAACTGCGAGAAGTCTTATTTGTCTCAGCATTCCCTCATGACTAAATCCCTGCCACTTCCCAATGTTACGGGCAACATGTGAGAAGAAAGCAATATTATTCTGAACTCTTAATATTGGATTCCAAAAGATTAGGTGAGAAGGATCTTTAATATCTTCTTGACGACTCACGGAATCGTCAAGTTGGAAAATACCTTAGAGATATAATCTATCTCTACCACTTTGTAGATAAAGAATACTGTCTctaagaagtaaaatgacttctCTAAGATCATACATCTAGTCAGAACCAGAATTCTAACTGAAGTTTCTATCTAGGGATATTTCTATTACATCTACTATACATCCATTATATTGCCTTGGGAGGCtgctatgtggcacagtgaataaaatgGTGGGGCCAGAGGccagaagatctagattcaaatctgacctcagacaatgaccagctgtgtgaccttgggcaggaatatttaacctctgtttgcctcaatttcctcaaatgtaaaatgcggttaataatagcatttacctcctcTTGTTGTTCTGAAGCTCAAGTGAaggaatatttataaagcacttagcacagcagcAGGCTCATAGTgggggctatataaatgctaacgattattattattacctcacTGATTCAATTCAAAAAGTGATTAATTGAGTATTGACTATTTACAagactgtgctaaatgctgggatgGGAATAGGAGCTTAGTCTCAACAGGCATACAAGCCCTATAGACATGGAACAAGTATCATTTCGTCATCCAGTATGAGAGAAGGGCAGTCAGTAAGCTTCATTTTTCTAGTGACGATGATAGCTAAACTTCATATAACACTAatgtctgcaaagtgctttacaaatatctgattttatcctcacaacagccttggtgGGAAGGTAGATGCTGCTATTACCTCcagtttacatatgaggaaacaggcagagagatattaaatgacttgcccaggtccgcATTAGCTACTAATTGTCTGCAGCAATATttcaattcagattttcctgacttcaggttcagcattctatccactgctaaCTAATACTACTGGTGTCTGTAACCAAAGCTGTTGTTTCCATTGATGCAAGTAATTCTAAAATATATGCAGAGGTTTTTCTTTGTCTAGTTCTCAGCGAATAtgtctgaatttaaaaaaaaaaacaacatcagCCATAGCGGTTATTTAGCAAAGAActcattttaaaagcatttattaaatattcactgtgccaggtcctgtgctagACTCTGGTgataaaagcaacaacaaaaataaacgaGAAAGAaaatctgccctcaagaagcttatattctttcaTCATCAACCACAGAAAAAGTAGCAAAAATTCTAGGTTTATCACTGTCTTCACTACTATCCTTGTTCCTTGGAGTATTGCTACAGAATACAGAAGGTAGCAGAAAACATGTAATGGCTAGAATAACTTTCCTCATGCATCCATTTTCAGATCATTCCAGGTCAAGTCTCTTCTATATTCAAAAATCTCCAATATTTCCTTCGCCTAGAATTCAAGAATCTCCACAAACTATTTATCACAGAACCACACAGCTCACATTTGAATGGATCTTTAGAGTTCTTCTACTCTGAAATATGCTTTAATAGCTATTGTCTTTACAACTTCCATTACAAAGAAATATCCAGTCTTCATTCAAAGTCCCACAGAGATAAGGAGCACACTATTTCCTATGGATGAATATTTtgcttttggatagttctaattattaggaagttttcccttaaaTCAAGCCCCTCCCCCCNNNNNNNNNNNNNNNNNNNNNNNNNNNNNNNNNNNNNNNNNNNNNNNNNNNNNNNNNNNNNNNNNNNNNNNNNNNNNNNNNNNNNNNNNNNNNNNNNNNNNNNNNNNNNNNNNNNNNNNNNNNNNNNNNNNNNNNNNNNNNNNNNNNNNNNNNNNNNNNNNNNNNNNNNNNNNNNNNNNNNNNNNNNNNNNNNNNNNNNNNNNNNNNNNNNNNNNNNNNNNNNNNNNNNNNNNNNNNNNNNNNNNNNNNNNNNNNNNNNNNNNNNNNNNNNNNNNNNNNNNNNNNNNNNNNNNNNNNNNNNNNNNNNNNNNNNNNNNNNNNNNNNNNNNNNNNNNNNNNNNNNNNNNNNNNNNNNNNNNNNNNNNNNNNNNNNNNNNNNNNNNNNNNNNNNNNNNNNNNNNNNNNNNNNNNNNNNNNNNNNNNNNNNNNNNNNNNNNNNNNNNNNNNNNNNNNNNNNNNNNNNNNNNNNNNNNNNNNNNNNNNNNNNNNNNNNNNNNNNNNNNNNNNNNNNNNNNNNNNNNNNNNNNNNNNNNNNNNNNNNNNNNNNNNNNNNNNNNNNNNNNNNNNNNNNNNNNNNNNNNNNNNNNNNNNNNNNNNNNNNNNNNNNNNNNNNNNNNNNNNNNNNNNNNNNNNNNNNNNNNNNNNNNNNNNNNNNNNNNNNNNNNNNNNNNNNNNNNNNNNNNNNNNNNNNNNNNNNNNNNNNNNNNNNNNNNNNNNNNNNNNNNNNNNNNNNNNNNNNNNNNNNNNNNNNNNNNNNNNNNNNNNNNNNNNNNNNNNNNNNNNNNNNNNNNNNNNNNNNNNNNNNNNNNNNNNNNNNNNNNNNNNNNNNNNNNNNNNNNNNNNNNNNNNNNNNNNNNNNNNNNNNNNNNNNNNNNNNNNNNNNNNNNNNNNNNNNNNNNNNNNNNNNNNNNNNNNNNNNNNNNNNNNNNNNNNNNNNNNNNNNNNNNNNNNNNNNNNNNNNNNNNNNNNNNNNNNNNNNNNNNNNNNNNNNNNNNNNNNNNNNNNNNNNNNNNNNNNNNNNNNNNNNNNNNNNNNNNNNNNNNNNNNNNNNNNNNNNNNNNNNNNNNNNNNNNNNNNNNNNNNNNNNNNNNNNNNNNNNNNNNNNNNNNNNNNNNNNNNNNNNNNNNNNNNNNNNNNNNNNNNNNNNNNNNNNNNNNNNNNNNNNNNNNNNNNNNNNNNNNNNNNNNNNNNNNNNNNNNNNNNNNNNNNNNNNNNNNNNNNNNNNNNNNNNNNNNNNNNNNNNNNNNNNNNNNNNNNNNNNNNNNNNNNNNNNNNNNNNNNNNNNNNNNNNNNNNNNNNNNNNNNNNNNNNNNNNNNNNNNNNNNNNNNNNNNNNNNNNNNNNNNNNNNNNNNNNNNNNNNNNNNNNNNNNNNNNNNNNNNNNNNNNNNNNNNNNNNNNNNNNNNNNNNNNNNNNNNNNNNNNNNNNNNNNNNNNNNNNNNNNNNNNNNNNNNNNNNNNNNNNNNNNNNNNNNNNNNNNNNNNNNNNNNNNNNNNNNNNNNNNNNNNNNNNNNNNNNNNNNNNNNNNNNNNNNNNNNNNNNNNNNNNNNNNNNNNNNNNNNNNNNNNNNNNNNNNNNNNNNNNNNNNNNNNNNNNNNNNNNNNNNNNNNNNNNNNNNNNNNNNNNNNNNNNNNNNNNNNNNNNNNNNNNNNNNNNNNNNNNNNNNNNNNNNNNNNNNNNNNNNNNNNNNNNNNNNNNNNNNNNNNNNNNNNNNNNNNNNNNNNNNNNNNNNNNNNNNNNNNNNNNNNNNNNNNNNNNNNNNNNNNNNNNNNNNNNNNNNNNNNNNNNNNNNNNNNNNNNNNNNNNNNNNNNNNNNNNNNNNNNNNNNNNNNNNNNNNNNNNNNNNNNNNNNNNNNNNNNNNNNNNNNNNNNNNNNNNNNNNNNNNNNNNNNNNNNNNNNNNNNNNNNNNNNNNNNNNNNNNNNNNNNNNNNNNNNNNNNNNNNNNNNNNNNNNNNNNNNNNNNNNNNNNNNNNNNNNNNNNNNNNNNNNNNNNNNNNNNNNNNNNNNNNNNNNNNNNNNNNNNNNNNNNNNNNNNNNNNNNNNNNNNNNNNNNNNNNNNNNNNNNNNNNNNNNNNNNNNNNNNNNNNNNNNNNNNNNNNNNNNNNNNNNNNNNNNNNNNNNNNNNNNNNNNNNNNNNNNNNNNNNNNNNNNNNNNNNNNNNNNNNNNNNNNNNNNNNNNNNNNNNNNNNNNNNNNNNNNNNNNNNNNNNNNNNNNNNNNNNNNNNNNNNNNNNNNNNNNNNNNNNNNNNNNNNNNNNNNNNNNNNNNNNNNNNNNNNNNNNNNNNNNNNNNNNNNNNNNNNNNNNNNNNNNNNNNNNNNNNNNNNNNNNNNNNNNNNNNNNNNNNNNNNNNNNNNNNNNNNNNNNNNNNNNNNNNNNNNNNNNNNNNNNNNNNNNNNNNNNNNNNNNNNNNNNNNNNNNNNNNNNNNNNNNNNNNNNNNNNNNNNNNNNNNNNNNNNNNNNNNNNNNNNNNNNNNNNNNNNNNNNNNNNNNNNNNNNNNNNNNNNNNNNNNNNNNNNNNNNNNNNNNNNNNNNNNNNNNNNNNNNNNNNNNNNNNNNNNNNNNNNNNNNNNNNNNNNNNNNNNNNNNNNNNNNNNNNNNNNNNNNNNNNNNNNNNNNNNNNNNNNNNNNNNNNNNNNNNNNNNNNNNNNNNNNNNNNNNNNNNNNNNNNNNNNNNNNNNNNNNNNNNNNNNNNNNNNNNNNNNNNNNNNNNNNNNNNNNNNNNNNNNNNNNNNNNNNNNNNNNNNNNNNNNNNNNNNNNNNNNNNNNNNNNNNNNNNNNNNNNNNNNNNNNNNNNNNNNNNNNNNNNNNNNNNNNNNNNNNNNNNNNNNNNNNNNNNNNNNNNNNNNNNNNNNNNNNNNNNNNNNNNNNNNNNNNNNNNNNNNNNNNNNNNNNNNNNNNNNNNNNNNNNNNNNNNNNNNNNNNNNNNNNNNNNNNNNNNNNNNNNNNNNNNNNNNNNNNNNNNNNNNNNNNNNNNNNNNNNNNNNNNNNNNNNNNNNNNNNNNNNNNNNNNNNNNNNNNNNNNNNNNNNNNNNNNNNNNNNNNNNNNNNNNNNNNNNNNNNNNNNNNNNNNNNNNNNNNNNNNNNNNNNNNNNNNNNNNNNNNNNNNNNNNNNNNNNNNNNNNNNNNNNNNNNNNNNNNNNNNNNNNNNNNNNNNNNNNNNNNNNNNNNNNNNNNNNNNNNNNNNNNNNNNNNNNNNNNNNNNNNNNNNNNNNNNNNNNNNNNNNNNNNNNNNNNNNNNNNNNNNNNNNNNNNNNNNNNNNNNNNNNNNNNNNNNNNNNNNNNNNNNNNNNNNNNNNNNNNNNNNNNNNNNNNNNNNNNNNNNNNNNNNNNNNNNNNNNNNNNNNtctctctctctctctctctctctctctctctctctctctctctctctctctctctctctctctctcattgccAAACTACAGAAGGTGTATGGGAGGGATAAATGTGGTGTGATATGGATTTAGGGTGTATGACATGGAGGAAATAGAAGCAAAGTTAGAAGAGGGTGGGGAAGCTGGCACCCTGTGTTAGTAAAGTCTTGGAAGGAGGAATGGTGTGGATGAGAAGGGTGAGGAGTGGGTGGATAccaattatacacacacacacacacacacacacacacacagagtggtGGGGGGGGAGTGAGGGGAGTTCTCTGTTGTGTGAGTGGAAAGCAATGTGAAGTGTGTGTGTCTTTTAGCtcccactttttcttttctttttacttgtcATGTCAGCccccataagaaggagaggaaatctGTGTGTGGCCAATGATTTGCAGGGTAGAGATAGGCATAGGCATAGGCATTAGCATGTGTGGAGGGGGAGGACAAGGACAAAGGATGTGAGGAGGGGGATGGTGAGTGTGCAGAGTTGATGGTAGGAGAGACCGTCAAAAGACTGTGGTGAAGAGTGTGGTTGAGGGAAGAGAGATTATGTGAGAGCCTGTGTGGAGTGGAAAGGTAAAATACAGTAACTGAAGGAAAGAGCAGTCTGTTTTTCTCCCTAGGTGACCCATTTTGAATTGTTTGAGTCTGCTTGCTCTTTCGGGTTTGTATTTTAGAATCTGGCAAACGCactcagaaaataaataaataaaattacacgTCCAtagttttcttcctcccttccccccattctTTCTATCACAAACATACTAGAGAAAATGCATGTATGGGGGAGAGTGGGGGAAGTTACCCTCTTCACCTGGGCTGAGTGGGGGCTGCCTAGTTTGTGCATTGAGTGGGTTCTTGAGAATGGAAATGTTCTCCTACTTCACCTCTAGGGACGTCCTGGCAACAGGGAAGTGAATAGGAAATTGGGGAGTTGGGGGCAGTTTATCTTTTAACACAGGCTGCAGAAAAGTGCACTGAGACATCTAAAAGGGCCTCGGGAAAGGGGTAGGGTGGGGGGATCCTTAGCCAtcctactggagaaggaaaaaaggagtatTGGGGTGTGCAAGGGAGCAGAGCAGGATGTTGGGGGGTTAGGGCGGGTTTAGGGGTGGGGGGACACGGCTCTGAGCACTGGCAGTGGCTGCCTGACGTCATCAGCCTCTCTGGCAATAGGCTAGGAGCTGAGCTCCCTGTAGCAGCGGTGGTGGCGGCAGCGCCGTTCCAGCTTCTACTGCTTCACTCCGCGCTTCCTGCAGCCGCCACTGCATCCACGCGGCGGGGGCTTCACCCTGCAGCCACCCGGTGGCTCCAGGTAAGAGGCGAGGCGAAAGGAGCGGTGTGTAGAGATATTGCGCGCGGAGGACAAGCTGCCTGCGCACTGCTGCTGGGGCTCTGAGCTCTGGCCCGGGCTGGCCTGCACTGCATGCCGCCGATTTGCACCGCAGTGCAACAGTTTGCAGCTGTCTCTGGGGAGGGCCTGAGGGGCAAGGAGCGAAGCTGTATATCTGACAAGGTCTTCGCCCGGGTGGGGATGGACTTCCTGGCGTTTGGGTTGGATCAGACGCctttaaaggaaggagaaacagaagcTCTCCCAAACTTTGCAAGCCAGGACCGTCCACAACCCATCCCCCTTCCCGCCCCCACTCCTAGGAAGAAGGTGCGCTGTGCTTTGAGGAgaggcaaggagagagagaaggggtagCTGTTGTAGTTAAGGATGGCGAGGTGGTACGGAGGTCCATGTGGGCCTGGGACAGTGGGcggtgggaaggggaagagagaaagatgcTTCCACTGCCTATTATCTTGTGAGGGAAGCTTGGTTCTTCCAAGAATGGGGAGGGGACTGATGGACTGGGGAGCTGGGAGGATGGAGATGGGACAGCTTCTGaatactgctcctctgcctttaCATTACTGAAAGAAAGATTAGGACAGgagcagggaggaggaggaagcagcCTCCCGAAGATGGGACCTCGAGGATCCTGAGGCGGTAGCCCGTCGTGGGGGGAGTAAAAGGAGGTCTGCGCAGAGGAGGCTTATGCGGTGGCCCGGGATCCAGTGCGGGGCAGGATTAGAGGCGCCTAGCTGGGGTTAGAGATTCTGTGGGAAAGGAGGATGGGTGGGGTGGGAGGCGGGCGGAAAGAGCCTTGTTCGGGAAAGGGAGATCTGGAGCTTCAGAGACTGCCTCGTTGGCTACAATTAGAAAGTTGCAAAGAGCTAAGGGTGACAGGCTGCCTTATCTGCTGAGTAATCCGGGCAGATGATGTGCCAACATAGCGATCTAGCCCCTCAGGGAAAAGATGGTGAGGGAACCGGGGCACTGGGCTCACAGAACACAGCCTAGAATGGAGAGCTGGAGTCCCGCTGGGATGCGGGAAGGGAAAGAGTCTGcggagtgggaggggggaagaggtgGTTGGGCGGGTGAACAGCAGGCTTTGCGCTTGGAAGCGGGAACGCTTTGCGGTAACCACTTATACTACCCCAGTTCTCCGCccaccttcttctctcccctagTCCACCTCACTGGCTGTTCTCTGtcctcttttcctcattcttcGGGCCTGTGTACTAACTCATCCCATTCTCTTTGCAGGCTGGTGCTTCACCTTACAGTAAGAAGGGTGCCAGAGCAGCATTTCCAGCAAGGAGAGGATTCCCGCGGCATCGGCATCAGTTACACACGCGCACACAAACGCACACATTCACGCCAGCGCAGAGGGAATAGTTTTGGGTGgtgggttttttcttcttcttggctGTTCcgaagcaatttgcccaggagAGGAACACCgacccctcctcccttcccctagCCAGCCCAGCCTCAATGAGTGCCAAAGTGCCCAAGGAGCTGAGGCTGGCCCTGCCGCCTTGCCTTCTCAACCGGACCTTTGCTTCCTCCAACGCCAGCGGCAATCCCAACCCCAGGGGCCCGAGTAGTAGCCCTGGAGGCAGTGGTGGTGGCAGCAGCAGCGGTGGTGGTACCTGCATCACGCAAGTAGGACAGCAGCTCTTTCAGTCGTTCTCCTCCACGCTGGTGCTGATCGTTCTGGTCACCCTTATCTTCTGCTTGATCgtcctttccctttctacctttcaCATCCATAAGAGGAGGATGAAGAAGCGGAAGATGCAGAGGGCTCAGGAGGAGTATGAGCGGGATCATTGCAGCAACAGcaggggcggcggcggcggcggcggcggcggcggcggcggtggctgTGGCAGCGCGGGACTGAGGGCCTGTGGCCAGGTTCCTCACAACGGGAAAGAAACCAGGCTGGAGAGACCCCCCCGGGACTCAGCCTTCTGCGTCTCTTCAccttcctcctcctcgtcctcctcttcttcctccacttCCCCTGGCATCCAGCGTCCTGGGCcccgtcctcctcctcctccccctcctgccCCCAGTCCCCAGGGTTCCCACCTCACCTCCTCATGTTTGGACTCAGCTGGTGAGGGGCTTTTGCAAACGGTAGTACTGTCTTGagctcctcctccttttccctctcctcatcctctctttccttcctcttttcctcctctgacCCCAacccccttcctcctttctctcctcctcagtctccctgactccacATCCCTTTTCTCCTCCACCGAGGCACTGTGTGGTGTTTGTAAATATTGAGCAATGAAAGTCTCGGAAGAAGAAATAACGCTGATGATGATAatactttattaatattaataattatcatGATAATACTAATAACACAACCCAAGCGCATGACAAATCACATCGCGTTTCTCATTGTCAAGGAAGGATGCATTTTTCTCCCCTtctgccctccccctcccccccaccaaggAGGAGAAATCGCACAAAGCtaccaaatatataaaaatcattgcccggtgaggggagggagagtagaGGTGAAGGCAGATCAAGAGCCCCGGTGGTAATGTACATAGCTTTAAGGTTAAGGTTACCTtccactctcttctccttctccctctcctccctaccTCTACCCCTCTAAGTTATCACTCTTCCTCTACTCCTTTCCCCAGCCTTCACATCTCTGCTCCAACCGGGCTCAGTCAATCGCATATTCTCATAAAGCAACCATTTAGATCAAGCACCAGGACTACAGGAAGCAagaacccccctccccccagggagAGAGACTGGAGCAATGCAACTGGGGGGCCTTTATTGAATATGGTTGGACCAATGCAAACAGGGACAAATGCTAATGGGGAGATGTGTTGGAGACTCAGAAAAGGAAGCACTCTTTCTGTAACATCCACATTCCTACCACCTCACCCCATTCTAGCCCCCACCCTCTGTTAATAGTGTACCCTCCTCAAGGactgaatatttatttaattttataaatgtccTTTAATGGCAGAGCGTAAGTACAACAAATAGCATCACACATgaactctttctcctctctctctctctctctctctctctctctctctctctctcacacacacacacacacacacacacacacacactttgtaGCTTTCCTTCAAACAACCATATTGTTGTTGCCCCCTATTCTCTTTCCCACCTCTTTATTCCTCCACTCTCCAAATTCTTCAGTGATCATTACCCCCTTTAGCTGCTCTGGGCTTCCCAGATGCCCTTTTGGTCCATAGGAGCTGTCCAGCCAGGTCCGGTGCTGAAATTGCCTCATTGCACAGGCTACTCTGTGCAAGTGGAGAGGCTGTTTTGGGTGGTGACTGTTTTAGCTTTGGTtggttcctttctttcttttcctattattttttaataatcagaTTCACATATACTATTCGTTTAGTTATATTAAACATTGCATAAGTTAttctttttgtaaaaacaaaataataggtAATGTGCAGTACTGAAAGTGCAGTAACTAATCAGCCagaatcttttaattttatttttagaacaaGTGTACCTTTGTTATATCTTCTATTGGTACTGAATGCCTACGCAAACTATAATTCTGTACCATGCTCTCCAAACTGTATATTCTTGTTCTTCATTTACAGCTATTGATATAATGGTTGCCACTGAACATTGAATTCAGTGGTGCAGACCTGGCTTCTGCTGTTTTCAAAATTGTTATTTTGTACCCTATTCTGTAGTAGACTGTTATGAAAAGATGACACGTccgttttctcctttcttttgcgAACAACAGAATCAGACAATGGATGTGCATCTATTGCCATCTATTAAAATATGGTTAATATTTAAACAGCACCTGGTGTAGTCCTCCCTGCATGTAATAACCACATAGAGGCAATGGTGTGAGTGCCTGCTTGTTCTGTATGTGCTTGGGGGTGGAGCTAGCAGAAAGGGTGCCAGGCAATTTGGGTGACAGGTGATGTAGATTTCATGGGGCAGTTACATCTAGAGTCAGATGTAAGGGAAAGGTCTTTGCTATTCTGTTAACTTAGAAACCTTTGATGGCAGTCAGCAATAATATATGTGGAGGAAGGGGTgctaattttctcttctttcctctgtctGACTTAGCCACGGTGCAGGATCTAATGAACATACGTACAGGGTAAGAGGAGAGGGTGGGGGAATAGAACTACGTTTGTTCTTCTCCTGAACCCAGGTGTAGCTTACAAGCTGTAAACAAAATCTATTTGTTGTCATTTTGCACTCTGTTTCCTTTAGATTTTTTGTAGGA
Protein-coding regions in this window:
- the C3H11orf87 gene encoding uncharacterized protein C11orf87 homolog gives rise to the protein MSAKVPKELRLALPPCLLNRTFASSNASGNPNPRGPSSSPGGSGGGSSSGGGTCITQVGQQLFQSFSSTLVLIVLVTLIFCLIVLSLSTFHIHKRRMKKRKMQRAQEEYERDHCSNSRGGGGGGGGGGGGGCGSAGLRACGQVPHNGKETRLERPPRDSAFCVSSPSSSSSSSSSSTSPGIQRPGPRPPPPPPPAPSPQGSHLTSSCLDSAGEGLLQTVVLS